From the genome of Chelonoidis abingdonii isolate Lonesome George chromosome 25, CheloAbing_2.0, whole genome shotgun sequence, one region includes:
- the ID3 gene encoding DNA-binding protein inhibitor ID-3, with the protein MKAISPVRSVRSCYEAVCCLSDQSLAIARGSPGKSSALEEPMSLLYDMNDCYSKLRELVPGIPQGTKLSQVEILQHVIDYIFDLQIVLEEQAKGQDPSAETSLLSLKASELASELCSKDERRLCH; encoded by the exons ATGAAAGCCATCAGCCCGGTGCGGTCCGTCAGGAGCTGCTACGAAGCCGTGTGCTGCCTGTCGGACCAGAGCCTGGCCATCGCCCGGGGCAGCCCCGGCAAGAGCTCGGCGCTGGAGGAGCCCATGAGCCTGCTCTACGACATGAACGATTGCTACTCCAAGCTGCGCGAGCTGGTGCCGGGCATCCCGCAGGGCACCAAGCTGAGCCAGGTGGAGATCCTGCAGCACGTCATCGACTACATCTTCGACCTGCAGATCGTGCTGGAGGAGCAGGCGAAGGGCCAGGACCCGTCCGCCGagacctccctcctctccctgaaG GCCTCTGAGCTCGCCTCTGAACTGTGCTCGAAAGACGAGAGACGTTTGTGCCATTAA